tttACACAGAGACAGAATCATAGAAACCTTTGTACCTTATTTACCTCTAAATATATATCTTCTAGGAGTAAAAAATTCTGTGGGTTTGTAAATACTATCAAAATGTAGGTGTAAATAAAGTACAAAGATGTTCCCGTGACAAACACATTCTTGACAGTGTCAAGTAAAACTTGAAGCTGTACAATTCCATTATTCTGAGGCTCCTGGTGTAGTCGTGCTTGTGTCTGGTTTTGTGTTGAGATCTAAAGCGGTCAAGGCTTCATCCAGCGCACCGGACGGCGAGTCCTCTTTGGCAAGCAGGTTACTCTTGCGCAATTGACAGGCTTGCTGGTAGGGAGGCCGAATTGGAGGTTGGGTTGGTGGTAAATACTGATACTCTTTGCTAGAATCAAGCTGAAAATGAAACAAACCATACATGTCAAAGATATAGAGATATAAATAAACTCAAAACTGTAtattcggtcatcatttactcagcattCACTTGTTCaacacaaaatgagatattttgaagaatattggaaactggtagccatttcTATAACATGGGTCAGCAAgactcctggagggccacagctctacacagttttgctccaactctaatcaaacacagctgacccAACTAATTAAggctactagagactattaagcaggtgtgagttggagctggttgGAGGTAAAATatgcaaagctgcggccctctaggaattgagtttgagaccattgtcctatagcaggggtcaccaatcttattCCAGGTGCacagcagggtttagctccaacttgcctacaatctacagaaaaacaaacagatgCTGTGTTAAGCAGAATTGTCCCTCCAGAATTTAGCAATTCTTTGATTCTTTGACAGAAAATCAAGCAAATAGCCCAGAATTTAGAGGAGCTGGCAATTTTTGGTCACACTATACAATACGTTTTcactagttaatgtatttatgaaTACAGTATGTAACAtgaatacagcatttattattaatcatagttcattaTTTActaatgcctttttaaaatcCATATTCATGCTTGTTAAAATTAATCcagttagttaacatgaactaacaatgaacaactcaATCATAACTAACATCAACAAAAGCTAtattaaatgcattgttcattttttgtttatgaAAGTAAATGCTTAACTAACTTTAATTAATACAAGCTTATTGTAATGTTTTACCCAATTTTTTAAATGACCAAagatttcatttatatattcattcatacatgcatacatgcatacatacatacatacatactaagggtgtcacgatcttccaaatcctcgattcgattacattttctattctaaaggcacgattcgattcgattttcgattatgaataattaattaattaatgaccaattaattatttgtagcctaccgtttaaactacctgacctgcatggtctttgttttagccatgaacaaatcatacagtaaatgaataaaggcaagatacacacataattaccacctgtcaatcactttttctgcgggactcgtgaataggcagtgatccgtgtcgttataatggcgtcggtaaaaaaagacgcacaaccaacaggaaccagccaacagtatctgaggtgttcgctaaaatgactaagtacaagtgagtgaaagattgaagcagtctactgatcctctgactgcctgaacccgctgtctcgagcccatggctgtgtgtgtgcgtctgtgtctgtgtgtgtgtgtgtcagaggtagagaggaaggagggctgctcagaaatgccacacgccactgtggatgtcaaatcgttgtcgttctaaagtgccatttaaaaacaaagaaagtgtaaacagggcctgagtgtgtacttttcgcgagcggatttgagCTGCAATTTTTCGCGAGCGGAAAAAGCTGCAATTTTTGAAACACGGCATTACAAAATCAGTCAATTTAATCCACAATAACCTGACATCTTTCCAACAAAATCCAGAAGGTATTGCTTGAGCTCAAAAAAATCTGCCACAAACAGTATTTTAATGGATATAGCATTGTGACTGCATTTGATTGCTGGTTGACAAGGGAAAGGAACaaaattgctgtgaaaaaataatgaacacaACAATGGGCAAAACGTGATAAAAAAatgctataataaaaaatacatttaaataaattacaaaacatGCCTGATTTTCTATGATttgaaaaatacattacatttaataCATGAAGCTCCCTGACTTTCAATGTCTAGAATAGTTATGTTAAAATGCCATGATATTACAGATATTTTACGACCTGTGGGGACCCTGGTATTaggaaaaaatatgtatattatggAAACATTGGCttcaggttttcaacattcttcaatgtatattttgtgttaagagaaaagaagaagaaaaaaaacaaagtgtgGTTTAAGAGAAGCTGATGTTCACCTGAAGAGGATACGTTCTGTCTGAATCAAACCCACTGAGATCTCCACAAGCAAGGAAAGGGACTATTATTCGGTTTGGTCCCTCTAACTGGTTAAAGTCGACATCTGGAGGGGAAAAATTGCATTGAGGAGAAGCACGCTGACAAACACATTGAACTTAAAAAGACATGTAAAGCATAGATgtcacaacactttaaaatagagctgcacaattttcaataaattaagaatcttttttttgtttcaattattaatcacaaaaaaatggCAATCGCAAATAATTTGTATATTTCAATCGTTATTTATATCAGCTGAATGACTCGATTTGATTTGTGACACAGCTGGAGTTTTTAACAAATAGcttaaaaacacaattaatgcGTGTAATTTAATGTCGAAGGTGATTTAATACAAAAATTGTAAACTCGTATCACAATATTTCTGTATCAATTTAAATGTTTGTTACACATAAATAACACTTTTTTGTGGCGAACTAAAGGCTgaaattatttaaagtaaaaagtgTCAACTGCAGTACAATGCAGATCAGAATATCTGCGGTGTTTGTCTTTGTATAAAGTTTATATTTCAACATTGTCAAATGACTATCATTtagaaatgattttatttatgtatgtttaatGCCATATATATTCATGGCAAAACCTATACTAAATATACAATTCATAACATGCAATCATATTGCTTTCTTAATAAACATTCATTGTACAAAAGACATACAAACAACACTGAACAGTCTTATACAATCTTTTAATTAATGATAAATATTCAAAAATTCTGCCAGAAGACACCTTTTAAAACATCTCCTGAATAAAAACACTCTCTAATATCATTTAAATATACACATTctattaataatatgtttttaatttagaaaaatagACTGTGTGGTTGTTTAAATCATGATTGCAATCTTTTTCAACAATGAATTGTGCAAGCCTTACTTTGAAAGGTCAGTTTAAAAGAAAGTTACCATAGGAGTGATCCAGTAAAGGGTTGGACATGTTGGGAACGTAACCCTCAGGTGGAGAGTAATTCTGACACACCACAAATGcctctaaaaaacaaacaaaaaaaaacaatagttatttaatatttttaacataatCTCATCTTCCATCTTTTTCTGAAATGTGACTTACCAATGCTAGAGTTGCGGCTGCTGGGTGGTTTGGCACAGGTCACAAAGCTGAAGAAGATCTTTAGCTGCGAGTACAGCAGGGTCACATCTTTTCCCCTGAAAATCTATTCAGAAGCAAGACATTCATAAGCTCTGCTAAAGATTATGTTTTATGGAAAATAAAAGGTTACCAGGATCCCTCAATAAAACTAAATCTATATAAATATGTACTTTAGGTCACTCACTCAACAAACAAATCCTTAAAAACTAACTTAACAATAAGCagaaaactgatttaaaaaacaaaactaaaggaTTTTCTATAAGAGAGAGTTTTGAGTTTACTGCCATATTAGCTTCCCTGGTTATTTCAagacaacaaacaacaaaatttaCAAAGATTTGATAAAGAACACT
The genomic region above belongs to Danio rerio strain Tuebingen ecotype United States chromosome 21, GRCz12tu, whole genome shotgun sequence and contains:
- the ftsj1 gene encoding tRNA (cytidine(32)/guanosine(34)-2'-O)-methyltransferase (The RefSeq protein has 2 substitutions compared to this genomic sequence) → MGRSSKDKRDIYYRLAKEEGWRARSAFKLLQLDEEFKLFKGVSRAVDLCAAPGSWSQVLSRKLRGKDKSEEVKIVAVDLQAMAPLPGVTQIQGDITKISTAEEIIRHFEGESADLVVCDGAPDVTGLHDVDEYIQAQLLLAALNITTHVLKPGGNFVAKIFRGKDVTLLYSQLKIFFSFVTCAKPPSSRNSSIEAFVVCQNYSPPEGYVPNMSNPLLDHSYDVDLNQLEGPNRIIVPFLACGDLSGFDSDRTYPLQLDSSKEYQYLPPTQPPIRPPYQQACQLRKSNLLAKEDSPSGALNEALTALDLNTKPDTSTTTPGASE